A single genomic interval of Bradyrhizobium sp. AZCC 1693 harbors:
- a CDS encoding TRAP transporter substrate-binding protein, with protein sequence MTKPTKDKTSTRRRFLKVAVAGAAAVAAPTVVSAQGPISMRFQSTWPSKDIFHEYALDYAKTVNDMTGGDLKIEVLPAGAVVPAFGLIDAVSKGTLDGGHGVLVYHYGKQNALALWGSGPGFAMDANMLLAWHRWGGGKELLAKLYASLGLNVVSFPYGPMATQPLGWFKKPITNADDFKGIKFRTVGISIDMFTAMGAAVNALPGGEIVSAMDRGLIDAAEFNNASSDRLLGFADVSKVCMLQSYHQNAEQLEITFNKAKYDALPDKMKAIIANAVTAASQEMQWKAIDRYSKDYVELQTKDKVKFYKTPDSVLKRQLEIFDDIVKKYSATNPLFKEIVESQIAFASRATQWEQDTVVNRKMAFDYYFGPKGTAKKT encoded by the coding sequence ATGACCAAACCAACCAAGGACAAGACTTCGACCCGTCGCCGCTTTCTGAAAGTGGCCGTCGCCGGGGCTGCGGCAGTTGCTGCTCCAACCGTTGTCAGCGCCCAGGGGCCCATCAGCATGCGCTTTCAGAGCACCTGGCCGTCCAAGGATATCTTCCACGAATATGCACTCGACTACGCCAAGACGGTCAACGACATGACCGGCGGCGACCTCAAGATCGAGGTGCTTCCCGCCGGCGCCGTGGTGCCCGCATTCGGGCTGATCGATGCCGTGTCGAAAGGCACGCTCGATGGAGGCCACGGCGTGCTGGTCTACCACTACGGCAAGCAGAACGCGCTGGCGCTGTGGGGTTCGGGTCCGGGCTTCGCCATGGACGCCAACATGCTGCTGGCCTGGCACAGGTGGGGCGGCGGCAAGGAGCTTCTCGCCAAGCTGTATGCATCGCTCGGCCTGAACGTGGTTTCGTTCCCCTACGGTCCGATGGCGACGCAGCCGCTCGGCTGGTTCAAGAAACCGATCACCAATGCCGACGACTTCAAAGGCATCAAATTCCGCACCGTCGGCATCTCCATCGACATGTTCACCGCCATGGGCGCCGCGGTGAACGCGCTGCCCGGCGGCGAAATCGTCTCCGCGATGGATCGCGGCCTGATCGATGCGGCCGAGTTCAACAATGCCTCGTCGGACCGGCTGCTTGGCTTCGCCGACGTCTCCAAGGTCTGCATGCTGCAAAGCTACCACCAGAACGCCGAGCAGCTCGAAATCACCTTCAACAAGGCCAAGTACGACGCGCTGCCGGACAAGATGAAGGCGATCATTGCCAATGCGGTGACCGCCGCCTCGCAAGAGATGCAATGGAAGGCGATCGACCGCTACTCGAAGGACTACGTCGAGTTGCAGACCAAGGACAAGGTGAAGTTCTACAAGACGCCGGATTCAGTCCTCAAACGGCAGCTCGAGATCTTCGATGACATCGTGAAGAAGTACTCGGCGACAAATCCGCTGTTCAAGGAAATCGTCGAATCGCAGATCGCGTTTGCCAGCCGGGCGACGCAATGGGAACAGGACACCGTCGTCAACCGCAAGATGGCGTTCGATTACTACTTCGGGCCAAAAGGGACCGCGAAGAAGACCTGA
- a CDS encoding TRAP transporter small permease subunit: MTVQRFLLVVDEISTWCGKVAAWLIILLMAVVCVEVFKRYIMNMPTAWIFDLDNILYGTAFMLCGAYTLAQNAHVRGDFLYSSIRPRMQASLDIVLYAVFFIPGIAALIYAGFDYAADSWRIAEHSNVTADGPPVYHFKSMIPIAGALVMLQGVAEIVRCVVCLRTGEWPSRLKDVAEIDVIEQQLAHSEYVDEESRKIAIARAHEIDESARQRGMGGDLNT, translated from the coding sequence ATGACGGTCCAAAGATTTCTGCTTGTCGTTGACGAAATCAGCACATGGTGCGGCAAGGTCGCGGCCTGGCTGATTATTTTGCTGATGGCCGTCGTCTGCGTCGAAGTATTCAAGCGCTACATCATGAACATGCCGACGGCGTGGATCTTCGATCTTGATAATATACTGTACGGAACCGCGTTCATGCTGTGCGGCGCCTATACGCTGGCGCAGAACGCCCATGTCCGCGGCGACTTCCTTTACAGCTCGATACGACCGCGCATGCAGGCCTCGCTGGACATCGTGCTGTACGCGGTTTTCTTCATCCCTGGTATCGCCGCCCTCATATACGCGGGCTTTGACTACGCCGCCGACTCGTGGCGGATCGCGGAGCATTCGAATGTGACGGCAGACGGGCCGCCGGTTTATCACTTCAAATCCATGATCCCCATCGCGGGCGCGCTGGTGATGCTGCAAGGCGTCGCCGAGATCGTGCGTTGCGTCGTCTGCCTGCGGACCGGCGAATGGCCCAGCCGGCTGAAGGACGTCGCGGAGATCGACGTCATCGAGCAGCAGCTCGCTCACAGCGAATATGTCGACGAGGAGTCGCGCAAGATCGCCATCGCGCGGGCGCATGAAATCGACGAGAGTGCGCGCCAGCGCGGTATGGGCGGGGATCTGAACACATGA
- a CDS encoding TRAP transporter large permease: MSDPALGLLMLTLIVVVIMMGFPTAFTLMGLGIFFGYIAFYDPTHSWANNRVFDLMVERTYGAMTNDVLISIPLFVLMGYVMERGALVDKMFYSIQLAFRRVPASLAVATLIVCTFWGIASGLVGAVVVLMGVIAFNPMLKAGYDVKLASGVITAGGTLGILIPPSVMIIVYAAVAGQSIVKLYAAAMFPGFFLSFLYLVYIIAWAMINPKIAPPLPEDQTKVPVPAWLSRFEDTYRSQTILISLIRGLLSPSRARQIDAEGRRVSYWMLLSSFGYALVPFIIVAGTLATVWWYVVIHQQAAVELAVTGVQQLGTPELVTKEATPAEQGPGLEFYLWFWSITAVCALLQVRYYWRFNAERLSVVKLLTSSTMPLGILTVVVLAVILFGICTATESAAVGAFGAFLLALQARTLNWKRTKEAVFLTAKTTAMVCWLFVGSALFSAVFAILGGQALLESWVLSLNMSPVQFMILSQAIIFILGWPLEWTEIIIIFVPIFLPMLKHFGIDPVLWGVLVFVNLQAAFLSPPVAMSAFYLKGVAPKHVTLNQIFAGMMPYMLIVIMCMVIMYLWPGMTLWLPNYLYGG, translated from the coding sequence ATGAGCGATCCGGCACTCGGGCTCTTGATGCTCACGCTCATCGTGGTTGTGATCATGATGGGCTTCCCGACAGCGTTCACGCTGATGGGCCTGGGCATATTTTTCGGCTACATCGCGTTCTATGACCCGACGCATTCCTGGGCCAACAACCGCGTATTCGATTTGATGGTTGAGCGCACCTACGGCGCCATGACCAACGACGTCCTGATCTCCATCCCGCTGTTCGTGCTGATGGGCTACGTGATGGAGCGCGGCGCGCTGGTCGACAAGATGTTCTACTCGATCCAGCTCGCGTTCCGCCGCGTGCCGGCTTCGCTTGCAGTCGCGACCCTGATCGTCTGCACGTTTTGGGGAATCGCGAGCGGCCTTGTCGGCGCGGTGGTGGTGCTGATGGGCGTCATCGCATTCAATCCCATGCTCAAGGCGGGGTACGATGTGAAGCTCGCCTCCGGCGTCATCACAGCGGGCGGCACGCTCGGCATTCTGATTCCGCCGTCGGTCATGATCATCGTCTATGCTGCGGTCGCCGGTCAGTCGATCGTCAAGCTTTATGCTGCGGCGATGTTCCCCGGCTTCTTTCTGTCGTTCCTGTATCTCGTTTACATAATCGCCTGGGCGATGATCAATCCAAAGATCGCCCCGCCATTGCCGGAGGACCAAACGAAGGTTCCGGTGCCGGCATGGCTGTCGAGGTTCGAGGACACCTACCGTTCACAAACGATCCTGATCTCTCTGATTAGGGGGCTGCTCTCGCCGTCGCGGGCAAGGCAAATCGACGCGGAAGGCCGTCGGGTCAGCTACTGGATGCTGCTCTCGAGTTTCGGTTACGCGCTGGTGCCGTTTATCATCGTCGCCGGCACGCTAGCCACCGTCTGGTGGTACGTCGTCATTCACCAGCAGGCCGCCGTCGAACTCGCGGTAACCGGCGTGCAGCAATTGGGCACACCGGAGCTGGTTACGAAAGAGGCCACGCCCGCGGAGCAGGGGCCAGGACTCGAATTCTACCTCTGGTTCTGGAGCATCACGGCTGTTTGCGCGCTGTTGCAGGTCCGTTACTACTGGCGGTTCAACGCCGAGCGGCTTTCGGTCGTGAAACTGCTGACCTCGTCGACCATGCCGCTCGGTATTCTTACCGTCGTCGTGCTCGCCGTCATCCTGTTCGGAATCTGCACCGCGACCGAGTCCGCCGCCGTTGGCGCTTTCGGCGCCTTCCTGCTGGCGCTGCAGGCCCGCACGCTCAACTGGAAGCGCACCAAGGAGGCGGTGTTCCTGACCGCCAAGACCACGGCGATGGTGTGCTGGCTGTTCGTCGGCTCCGCGCTGTTCTCAGCGGTGTTCGCCATCCTCGGCGGTCAGGCGCTGCTGGAAAGCTGGGTGCTCTCGCTCAACATGTCGCCGGTGCAGTTCATGATCCTGTCGCAGGCGATCATCTTCATTCTCGGCTGGCCGCTGGAATGGACCGAGATCATCATCATCTTCGTGCCGATCTTCCTGCCGATGCTGAAGCATTTCGGCATCGACCCGGTCCTGTGGGGCGTGCTGGTATTCGTGAACCTGCAGGCCGCGTTCCTGTCGCCGCCGGTCGCGATGTCGGCGTTCTATCTCAAGGGCGTCGCCCCGAAGCACGTTACGCTCAACCAGATCTTCGCCGGCATGATGCCCTACATGCTGATCGTGATCATGTGCATGGTGATCATGTATCTCTGGCCGGGCATGACGCTGTGGCTGCCGAACTACCTCTACGGCGGCTAG
- a CDS encoding polysaccharide deacetylase family protein, with translation MRNALGLMLASVVTAVLITGVWFWTSSPRADAAPPQTVAARKAEPLPAPAAARPALKDDVEITASLSKPAPAPAPVPAAQPAKSACANPDALGVSRTVVIDTTGGPGFGFLQYKQFDFLTDKEVVLTFDDGPWPTTPAVLKALAEECTKALFFPVGKHTTYHPEILKQVAAAGHTIGSHTWSHAHLDSKKLTEAQVREEIEKGFSAVKMALGAAPAPFFRFPGLAHTQGALGYLASRNISMFSVDVDSNDFKSSGPDQVIQNVMTKLDKQGKGVILMHDLQKHTALALPTLLRRLKAGGYKVVQMKAKEQLETLPEYDAMLVKDQKVPAVASRPISSVVQTVSQ, from the coding sequence ATGCGTAATGCGTTGGGCCTGATGCTGGCCAGTGTAGTGACGGCGGTTTTGATCACCGGCGTCTGGTTCTGGACCTCCTCGCCGCGCGCCGACGCGGCCCCGCCTCAAACCGTCGCCGCCCGCAAGGCCGAGCCGTTACCGGCGCCGGCCGCGGCCAGGCCCGCGCTGAAGGACGACGTCGAGATCACGGCTTCCCTCTCGAAGCCCGCTCCTGCCCCCGCGCCCGTTCCCGCAGCCCAGCCCGCGAAATCGGCCTGCGCCAATCCGGACGCTCTCGGCGTCAGCCGCACCGTCGTGATCGACACGACCGGCGGTCCCGGCTTCGGCTTCCTGCAATACAAGCAGTTCGACTTCCTGACCGACAAGGAAGTGGTGCTGACGTTCGACGACGGCCCGTGGCCGACCACACCGGCGGTGCTGAAGGCGCTTGCGGAAGAATGCACGAAGGCCTTGTTCTTCCCCGTCGGCAAGCACACCACCTATCATCCGGAAATTCTCAAGCAGGTCGCCGCTGCCGGCCACACCATCGGCTCGCACACCTGGTCGCACGCCCATCTCGACAGCAAGAAGTTGACCGAGGCGCAGGTGAGAGAAGAGATCGAGAAGGGCTTTAGCGCCGTGAAGATGGCGCTGGGTGCTGCGCCCGCGCCGTTCTTCCGCTTCCCTGGGCTCGCGCACACGCAAGGAGCCCTTGGCTATCTCGCCTCGCGCAACATCTCGATGTTTTCAGTTGATGTCGATTCCAACGACTTCAAGTCGTCGGGCCCCGACCAGGTCATTCAGAACGTCATGACCAAGCTCGACAAACAGGGCAAGGGCGTCATCCTGATGCACGATCTGCAGAAGCATACGGCGCTGGCCCTGCCGACGCTGCTGCGCCGCCTCAAGGCCGGTGGCTACAAGGTCGTGCAGATGAAGGCCAAGGAGCAGCTCGAAACCTTGCCGGAATACGACGCGATGCTGGTGAAGGACCAGAAGGTGCCGGCGGTTGCCAGCCGCCCGATCAGCAGCGTGGTGCAGACGGTTTCGCAGTAA